From the Thermosynechococcus sp. genome, the window GTACATGCAAATCGCATCCGCTCCTTGCTGGCGGCGCACCCATTCAATGCGTTCCACAAGGCAGCTCATGGCTTTGTCCCAAGAAATGATTGTAAAGGGTTGATCGAGGCGCTCCCGCCAGAGGGGATAAGCCAAGCGATCGCGATCAAGGGCTTCCATAATGGTCGCCCCCTTCACACAGACCATGCCCTGGGACGAGGGATGCTGGCGATCGCCCCGAATTTTGTAGGCTCCCTTGCCTTGGGGCACAGCCTCTAGGCCACAGCCCACGCCACAGTAGGGACACAGCGAGGACACCGGCGTCGCTGGGGTAGGCATACTTTACTTATTGCCCAAACCGGGTATACAGAAAGTCAAGCACCTGGTTACGCAGATCGTAGTACTGCGGGTTTTCGAGGAGTCGCGATCGCCGCCGCGGGCGTGGAAAGGGAACCTCGACAATCTCACCAATGTGGGCAGCAGGGCCATTGGTCATCATCACCACCCGATCCGCAAGGTAGAGTGCCTCATCAATATCGTGGGTAATCATGAGTACCGTCAGCCGGTGGCGGCGCCAAATTTTTAGGAGTTCATCCTGCAACTCTTCCTTGGTGATGGCATCGAGGGCACCAAAAGGCTCGTCGAGCAGCAGTACCTCCGGTCGAATCGCCAAGGCACGGGCGATCGCCACCCGCTGTTTCATCCCCCCCGACAGTTGGGCAGGGCGTTTGTGGGCCGCCGGCGTCAGGCCCACCAGTTCCAAGTACTCTTCGACAATTTGACGACGGTGTTGGCGTGTTTTCTGGGGATAGACCGACTTCACCGCCAGGTCAATGTTCTCGTAGGCCGTCAACCAAGGCAGCAGCGCATAATTTTGAAACACCATCATGCGATCCGGCCCCGGACGACGCACGGGCAGCCCATTGAGTGTAACTTCTCCTTGGGTGGGGGCTGTAAAACCAGCAACGATGTTCAAGAGTGTGGTTTTGCCACAGCCAGAATGGCCAATAAAACAGACAAACTCACCACTGCGCACCTCAAGGTGAATATCCTGCAGCACCACATGGGTGCCATTGGCGCTAGGGTAGGACTTGCTCACCCCCTCAATGCGCAGGTGTTGGGTCGCAGTCAGCTTTGGGTCAAGGTGATAGAGAGTTTCCATAGGTTCTCAGAGTCAAGGACAACAAAACTTAAACGGCAACAACCGCTTGGAGGTCAACGGTCTGAATATCGAGAGCACGGCGGATGGGTGTCGCTTCAATGTAGCTGAGAGGGTCGTTGGGATCAAAACACAGACCATCAAAGAGGGCGAAAGGGCGGCAATCCGGTTCATTGTCCAGAATCCTTAGGTCTCGCGCTGCCGCTCCAAAGAAATCTACCCGCCACACCTGTTCAACAATTTCCAGCCAGTTCTTCGGGAAGGGGGTGAGTTGCCAACGAGCTAACTGGGTGATGATCCACAGGGCTTCCAAGCGCCCAGGCAAGGGGGAGCGATCCACATAGAACTGGTGAAACCGGGGTTGAAAGGCAGTAGCCATGCCCTCCCCCCACTCCAAGGGCTGAACAAAACCCGTATAGGCATCCGCCGGTGTACAGCCCACATACTCTGGCCGACAAAGCAGTTGGGCAATTTCAGGGCGATGCTTGATTGTATCGCAATATTCACAGGCCTCTATCAATGCTTTGATCAGTGCTTGGTGTTGCTGCGGGTTGGCCTGCACCCAGTCGGGACGCAGACCCAAAACTTTTTCCGGGTGCCCCGGCCAAATATCCAAATCCGTAGCAACGATCAGTCCAATGCCCTCGCGCACTGCATGGGAGTTCCAGGGCTGACCGACACAAAAGCCACTGATGTGACCGGCCTTGAGGTGATAAACCATTTGCGGCGGGGGCACCACCAGCAATTCTACGTCTTGGTCAGGGTCAATGCCTGCAGCAGCCAGCCAGTACCGCAGCAGGAGGTTGTGCATTGAGGCGGCATGGACAACCCCAAAGCGGGGGCGATCGCCCGTGCGCTGAATATAGGCTCGCAAGTCCTCAGCAGTTTTTACTCCCTGGGCCCAGAGCTTTCGACTAAAGGTGATGGCATTGCCATTGCGACTCAAAACCAAAGAGGTCATCAGCGGTTGTGAAGGCTGACCGTTTAGCCCCAAGGTCATGGCTAAGGGCATTGCCGCCAACATTTGCCCCCCCGTCAAGCGACCCGTGATCACCCCCATCACCAAGTCTTGCCAGCTTTCTTCGCGGTGCAGTGTCACATGGTCAAGGTTGTACTTGGCAAAAAAGCCCATTTCCTTGGCGACAATGAGGGGGGCGCTGTCCATGAGGGGGATAAAGCCAAGGGTCAGTTCTCCAGGGGTAGTTGGCCCAATGGCCGGTACCGACCAGGAAGAACGGCGGCGTTTCTGCTGGTTGAGAAAGGCAATCATCTCATTGCGCAGGCCATAATAGCTGGGATGATTCAAAACATCATGGCGATTGCGGGGGCGGGCAAAAGGAATTTTCAGAATTTGGCCGATGCGGGCTTCAGGGCCATTGGTGAGCAGCACCACACGATCTGAGAGGAGCAATGCCTCATCCACATCATGGGTCACCATAATGCAAGTGGTTTCGCTGCTTTGGCACACCTGCATTAACTCATCCTGCAAGGAGCCTCGGGTCAAAGCATCAAGGGCACCAAAGGGCTCGTCTAGCAGCAACACCTCCGGTTGAATCGCCAAGGCACGGGCAATTGCCACCCGTTGCTTCATCCCCCCCGACAGTTGGGCAGGGAATTTCTCGCGAGCTTTACTGAGGTGCACCTGTTCTAGGGCTGCCTCTACCCGCTGTCGTTGCTCTGCCTTGCTCAAATGCCCCAACACCGCCGCCACTGCCAAGGCCACATTCTGGTACACTGTTTTCCAAGGCAGCAGTGAATAGTTTTGGAACACCACCATGCGATCCGGACCCGGTTCCGTCACCTGCCGCCCGGCCATCACCACACCCCCACTGGTGGCCCGCTGAAACCCAGCAATAATGTTTAGAAGTGTCGATTTGCCACAACCAGAGTGCCCCACCAAGGAGATAAATTCCCCCTTTTGTACCTCCAGTTGGATATTCTTAAGGGCAATGTAGCGATCGCCCCCGGGCAGTTCAAAGACCTGATCCACATGGTCAATTTCAAGAAACGGTAAGGACTTGGCCATAGGGTTAAAAACCTAATGCTTCGACAGTAGGGGGAAAAGGGGAGAGAATGAGTTAGAGGAGAGAGCTAGGAATGCGGCTCTTCACCGTGGCTAAGCAAGCGGCCCACAAAGGCCACTGAGCGATCCAGCACCAAGCCGACAATGCCGACATAAATCACAGCAACAATAATTTCACTAACCAGCGAACTGTTCCAGGCATCCCAAATAAAGAAGCCAATGCCGACACCGCCAATGAGCATCTCCGCTGCCACAATGGCCAACCAGGACAGCCCAATGCCAATCCGCAGCCCTGTAAAGACATAGGGCACTGTTGCCGGCACCAAAATATTCACGAAATAATCCTTGCCAGACAGCTGCAAAACCCGCGCCACGTTTTTGTAGTCCTTGGGAATCTGCTGCACACCGACAATTGTGTTAATGATAATTGGCCAAATGGCGGTAATGAAAATCACGAAAATTGCTGCTGGCTCATTGTCCCGCAAAGCCGCCAAGGAAATGGGCAACCAGGCAAGGGGCGGCACCGGACGCAACACCTGCAAAATCGGATCCACGGCATCGTAGAGCACCCGGCTAGAGCCGATCAACATTCCTAAGCCCACACCAATGATTGCCGCCAAGGAAAAGCCAATGGCCACCCGCCGCAGACTCGCGAGAATTTGCCACCCCAACCCTACATCCGTGCCGCTACTTTTATAGAAAGGATCAACAATGAGCTCCCAAGTTTCGGCAATGACCTTAAGGGGAGTAGGTAACCGCAGTAGCTCCGTCATACAGACAAACTGCCAAATGACTAAAAAACAAAGTACTCCCAAACTCCCCAGCACCACCTTGCGCAATACCGGTGACCGTTGCAGTTTTTTGATCCAGCGGTATTGCCGAGACTGACCTAAACCCACAGAACGAATTACCATGGCTATCTATCCTACTGCTGTAATCTAAACTTTCTTCAGACTCAAACTACTCAAATAGGCTTGGGGATTTTGGGGGTCAAAGGCGACCCCATTAAAAAAGGTTTCTACCCCCCGGGAAGTGGTGGTGGGAATTTCCGCCGCCGGTACCCCTATGGCCTTAGCGGCCTCCCGCCATAGGTCCTCACGGTTCACCTGCTCAATTAGGGCTTTGGTATCCGTCTGCGCCGGTAAATAGCCCCAGCGTATATCCTCCGTCAAGAACCACAAATCATGACTCTGGTAGGGATAGGAAGCATTGTCCCGCCAGTATTTTTGCATCAGGTTCTTATCCTCTAGGGTGCGACCATTGCCAAAATCAAACTTGCCGAGGGAGCGATCCAAAATGTCTTCCACGGGCACCTTAAACCACTCCCGCTTCGAGAGAATTTGTGCCATTTCCGGTTTGTTTGCATCCTGATCACACCACCGCTGAGCTTCCATAACCGCCATGAGGAGGGCTTTGGTAGCCTTTGGATGTTGATCGACCCAATCCGCGCGCAATGCAAAGGATTTTTCAGGGTGGTCTTTCCACAACTCCCCGGTGGTAACGGCCCCCCAACCCACCTTCTGATTGACGGTTTGCAAGGGCCACGGCTCACCGACACAAAACGCCTCCATCGTTCCTGTTTTGAGATTGGCCACCATTTGCGGCGGGGGGACCACAATTATAGACACGTCTTTTTCAGGATCAATGCCACCGGCAGCCAACCAGTAGCGCATCCACAGGTCGTGGGTGCCCCCCGGAAAGGTAACCGCAATTTTGATGTTCTCCTCTTGGTTGCGGGCGCGGCGTTCAGCTCGCGTTTTAGCAAAGGCTTCCTTGAGGGGACTGCTATCGGTGCTAATACCCAGGCCTTTGTAGGCATTGGCCAAGAGGATTCCCTGACCATTGGTGTTTAACCGCGCCAGAATGTACATGGGTACTTTTTTGCCACCGGTAATGGTTCCAGCCGTCATCAGGTAGGGCATCGGCGTCAGGATATGGGCACCGTCAATGCCACCTCCGCCAGAGCCCAAGACCAAGTTGTCGCGGGTCACGCCCCAGGAGGCCTGCTTAATCACCTCCACATCGGGCATTCCGTACTTGGCAAAAAAGCCCTTTTCCTTGGCAATAATTAGGGGAGCTGCGTCCGTGAGGGCAATAAAGCCAAGTTTTGCACCCGTCACCTCCGGGGTCTCCGCGAGGGTGGTGGGTTGGACAACGTCAGCACTTTGCTGGCTGTTGCTACAGGCGTGGGAAACTAATGTTACAGCCGTTGTGGCGGCGGTTATCAGAAAGCGACGCCGAGAAAAATTCGCCATCGATTTACAACTCCTTCAGTTCTTAGGGAATCAATAGAGTCAATGCAGTCAATAGGGGAGAATGCAGACCGTGTTAGGAAACCATCATGGCCACCGCCGGCGTGGGTACGGGGGGCACTTCCAATCCCCTTGGTTTTGCCCCAAATTGCTCAATTAGCAGTTGCCGCAGTACTTCAGGCAGTTCATCACAGGGAATCCCTTTTTTGATACAGGTGCCCAGCTTGGCATCCTTACCAACCTTGCCGCCCATGTACAAATCCACGGCATCCACCGTTTCGCCATTGCGGCGGGTTTTCGTGCCCATGAGGCCAATGTCCGCCACTTGGGGTTGACCACAGGAGTTGGGACAGCCAGTCCAATGAATGCGTACGGGTTGGGGCAGTAGCAGTTGTTGATCTAACCAGCGAGCAAGGGCGAGGGCACGATTTTTGGTTTCAATGAGGGCAAAGTTGCAGAATTGTGCGCCGGTACAGGAAACAAGGGCACGCTCGAGGGGCGGTGGTTCCGGCCGAAACTTGCCAAGGAGAGGTTCCCGCAGCAAGCTCGGCAAAACGGCATCAGGTATATGGGGAATGATCACGTTTTGCTCCACCGTGAGGCGGACTTCTGACTGACCATACACTTGGGCAATCCGGGCTAGCTCGTAGAAGTCAGGGGCATAGAGCCGCCCCACGGGAATGTGCAATCCCACATAGTTTAAGCCCCGCTGCTTTTGGCGATGGACCCCCAAATGATCTCGCTTGTCCCAGGCGATTTCATCCTTGGGGGCCGCCCTTAGAAGTGCAAAGGGAAGCTTGGCGGCAACAGCGGCCCGGAATTTTTCCATGCCCCACTCGTCAATGAGCCACATCAGGCGCGCTTTTTGACGATTGCCTCGCAGGCCATGGTCACGAAAAATTTCCAGGATGACACGGCAGAGGTCCACCACCGCGTCATCGGGAGGCACCCATGCATCCAGGGGAACAGCAGCCGCACAACGCCGAGCAGAAAAAAAGCCCCCCACCAGCACATTGAAGCCTAAGTGTCTGTCTCGATAAGCCGGCACGAAGGCCAAATCGTTAATTTCGGCATGGACGGAGTTATCCCGCCCCCCTTCAATGGCAATGTTGAATTTGCGGGGAAGGTTACTAAATTCCGGATTGCCCTGACCGTGATTTGTGATCATGGCCTGTAACTTCGTAATTAAGGGGCGCGTGTCAATGAGTTCGGCCGCATCAATGCCCGCCACGGGGGAGCCAGTTAGATTGCGCACATTGTCCATCCCCGACTGAACTGAGGTGAGGCCACAGGTGCGGAGTTGCTCGATGACTTGCGGGATTTCCTCAATGGGTAGGCCGCGAATCTGAATATTTTGGCGGGTGGTAATGTCACCGCTGCCGTTCTCGCCGTAGCGGTCCACAATTTCGCCAAGAGTGCGCAGTTGTTGACTGCTGAGAATCCCATTGGGTACTCGCAGCCGCATCATGAATTTGCCAGGGGTAACGGGACGAAAGAAAATCCCTAGCCATTTGAGGCGGACATCGCGATCGGCTTCAGGAATGTTTTCCCAACCGATGGCTGCAAACCTTTCTAACTCCTGTTTAACCGCCAAGCCATCTTTTTCTTTTTTAATGGCCTCGATTTTGTTACTCACGATTGTTGCCCTTGTCTTTAATGGGTTCTTTGAAAGCTAAGCTTAGTTATATCAATCGTGAATATTTGTAAATATTGCTACATTTCTCCTGGCGCTATACATTTTTCGTATCTTGGATATACTCAGACCGTATCTAGGGTTAAATTCAGTGGGGGGTATTGAATCTGCTCAAAAACTAAAACAGCCAAAGTCGGTGTAGGACAAGGCTAGATTTGGTTGAGGCAGCCCGTTTTTAGAAGAAGGTTATTGCTGACAATCACTCAAGGAACAAAATAAAAAGCTGCACCCTTATAGATTCAGCGAGGATGCAGCGGAAAATGCTTTATTCCGGGTCAGCCGGTGTCCCTATGTGCCGGAGGTCCAAGAGTTCATGTACTCCACCTGTTCAGGGGTGGGGGTGTCAATGGCAATGCCCATAGCTTGGAGTTTTAAACGGGCAATTTCCTGATCCACTGCAGCGGGAATGGGGTGAATACCGGCAGCCAACTGGCCTTTATTTTTAACGAGATATTCACAGCCCAGGGCTTGGTTGGCAAAGCTCATATCCATGACACTGGCGGGGTGGCCTTCCGCTGCCGCAAGGTTAATCAGGCGGCCTTCACCCAAAACAATGATGGATTTGCCACTAGGGAGAATGTATTCCTCGGTGAAGTTGCGCACAAGGCGGACTTCCTTGGCAAGGGTTTTCAGGGTGGCGAGGTCAATTTCGATGTCAAAGTGACCGGAATTAGCAACCATTGCTCCATCTTTCATGACGGCAAAGTGCTCTGCCCGAATCACATGTTTATTCCCCGTCACGGTGATGAAAATATCCCCCAGGGGTGCAGCTTCGAGCATGGGCATGACGCGGAAGCCATCCATCACTGCTTCAATGGCGCGCACGGGATCGATTTCGGTGACAATCACATTGGCCCCCATGCCCCGTGCCCGCAGAGCAGTTCCTTTGCCGCACCAGCCGTAGCCGGCGACAACAATAGTTTTGCCGGCAAGGAGAATGTTGGTGGCGCGGATAATGCCATCGAGGGTGGATTGACCCGTGCCGTAGCGGTTATCAAAGAAGTGTTTGGTGTCAGCATCGTTGACGTTAATGGCAGGGAAAGTCAGGACGCCATCGCGGAACATGGCCTTGAGGCGGACAATACCCGTGGTGGTTTCTTCGGTGGTGCCAATAATGTCGCTGAGTTGGTGCTGGCGCTCCTTGACGAGGGTGGCAACCACATCACAGCCGTCATCAATGATGATCTGGGGGCGGTGATCCAGGGCAATGTTGACGTGGCGCCTGTAGGTGGCGGTGTCTTCCCCTTTTTGGGCAAAGACCGGGATGCCGTAGTTCACTACCAAGCTAGCGGCCACATCGTCTTGGGTGGAGAGGGGATTACTGGCAATGAGCACTGCATCGGCTCCTCCGGCTTTGAGGGCGATCGCCAGATTAGCGGTTTCTGTGGTCACATGGCAGCAGGCGGCCAAGCGAATACCGGCAAAGGGCTTTTCTTTCTCAAAGCGATCGCGAATCTGGCGCAGTACTGGCATCTCTCGACTGGCCCATTCAATCCGTTGCTGCCCTAAAGGGGCAAGGCTCAAGTCTTTGACATCGTGACGAACAGGGGCTTCAGATCTTATGGGAGAAGACACCATACTGTGGTTCCTGAAAAAGGCTACGGCTCCCCATTATACGCAAGTATACGCAAGAATCAGCTAGGGAGATTTCTTCCGCAGTACCCAACTTGTAACGGTGCCACCCGGCAACACGGGCAAATTCACCGTAGCAATTTCTAAAAGATGACCCTTGCGATTGCGAAACTGAAAGGTACAGATCTGAACCCCCACTAGTTGGCAGCCCATTAGTTCGCTATAGCCTTGACTGAGCAGATAGGCCACAATCGGCGTCCTGGTTGCCGGATTCTCCATTGCCGGATTGACCACGGGTTGCCAGCCGCGATCAAGCAGGCGTTGACGGGCCTCGGCATAGCTCATGCCTTGGTGCAAACGCGGTACCCGCTGGGCAAGGGTACTGGGCGCAAAGCCAACCCCTGCTGCCAGTAAACCAAGGGCAATGATGCGTTTGAGCAATACCATAGCAATTGGTGCTTAGATGCCAACCGCTATACGCTGCAACGGCCAGGTTCATGCAGGTTTGACGGTGGACTTAGGCCCCCACGGCTTCTTTGGCAGCATAGAGGACTTCCACAGTAATCTCGCTAATTCCCCGTTCGCGAGCAAATTTTTCAGTGTTGCGCTTTACCTTGCCGCGCACAAAGCCGGGAATCTTATTCAATTCCGCTAGCCCATCCGCTGTCCAGGTTAAATCCGAGTCGGCGGAGAGTCCCTTGTGAATCACTTCCTTGGTATCATGGCCACCAAAAATCTCCAGCAGGTGGTCTTCCATCCCCAAGGTGAAGGAGTTGTAGATTAAGTCTACTAGTTGATTGGTGCCCTCGTAGCCCAAGAAGGGCCGATAGCCCACAGGAAAGTCTTGGATGTGGATGGGGGCAGCAATCACACCACAGGGAATGTTGAGGCGTTTGCCGACATGGCGTTCCATTTGTGTGCCAAAGATGGCAGCCGGTTCAACGCGGGCGATCGCATCCCCCACCACCGTGTGGTCATCGGTAATCAGTACCTCGTCACAAAGGCCGGCCACTTCGGCCCGGAACCACTCGGCATCGTATGTACAGTACGTCCCTGCCCAAACAACGTGGATCCCCATCTCCCGAGTAAGAATTTTCGTCATTGCTGCTGCATGGGTATTGTCCCCAAAGACAACCGCCTTTTTACCGGTGAGGTTTTGGCAATCAATGGAGCGGGAGAACCAAGCAGCTTGGGAAACCTCCCGTGTTTGCTGCTCGATAAAGGCTTCGTAGTTCACATTTGCCCCCTGAGCATTGAGCACCCCTTGAATGGCACGGATACAACGGGCGGTTTCTACCACACCCATTGGCGTAATGCGGACGCTGGGCTGGCCAAATTCCCTTTCCAGATATTGGGCGGTGAGACCGCCAATTTCCCGATAGGGGACCAGGTTAAACCATGCTTGGGGGAGTCGGGCAAGGTCATAGACGCTGGCACCGGCGGGAATCACCAGATTCACCTGGATGCCAAGGTCGGCCATCAGTTGCTTTAGTTCGCGGCAATCGTGCTGGTTGTGGAAGCCGAGGGTGGTGATGCCGATGATGTTGACGCTAGGGGTGGGGGTTTTGCTGGTCCCTAAGGTGCCTTGGCGGCGGGCTTTGTCAATGTAAAATTGCACAATTTGCTCAAGGGTGCGATCGGCGGCCTGCAATTCATTGACGCGATAGTGATTGACATCCGCTAAGAGAACATCGGCAGTCGTGCTGAGGCTGGCCCGCTGGACAAAGTTTTGCAAGTCTTCTTGGAGAATACTGGAGGTACAGGTGGGGGTGAGCACAATTAAATCAGGGTGCTCTTCGGTGTCTTTGCGGGTAATATTCTCAACAACCTTTTCTTGGGAGCCGCGGGCTAAGACCTGGCGGTCCACAATACTGGCGGTGACAGGCGTAAAGTCACGCTCTCGCTCGAGCATGGATCGCATGACATTAAAGTAGTCATCCCCAAGGGGCGCGTGCATAATGCTATGAACATTTTTGAAGGAACTGGCAATGCGCAGCGTACCAATGTGGGCAGGTCCTGCATACATCCAGTAGGCAAGTTTCATCGCGTCAACTCCCTGGGCAAAGGTGTTTTGAGGTCCGATCGCGATCGTAGCGAGGCTATCTCCCTAGCCTGCCAAAACGTTGCAAAACTTGAAGGAATTGGGAAAGCCGCTTAACATACCAACATCTTTCCTCTCTCCCCTAAAATTGATCAATACTGCAATGCCAATTCAGTTTGCCCTTTTAAGGACACCCACGCATGGTTGCTTGCGAATTTAGCCCCGGTCTTGACGGTATTCCCGTTGCCCAGTCGGCCATTAGCTATGTGGATGGCCAAGCAGGCATTCTTGAGTATCGCGGTGTCCCGATTCAGGAACTGGCGGAAAAAAGCACATTTTTGGAAACAGCCTTCCTGTTGATTTGGGGCTACTGGCCGACCAAGGAGGAATTGGCGGCCTTTGAGCACGACATTACCTACCATCGCCGCGTCAAATATCGCATTCGCGACATGATGAAGTGCTTTCCCGACAGTGGCCACCCTATGGATGCGCTGCAGGCCTCGGCGGGAGCTTTGGGATTGTTCTATTCACGGCGGGCCCTCGACGATCCAGAGTACATTCGGGCAGCAGTGATCCGCCTCTTGGCAAAAATTCCAACGATGGTGGCGGCCTTTCAACTGATCCGCAAGGGAAATGACCCAGTCATGCCCTGTGATGAGCTGGACTATGCGGCCAATTTTCTCTATATGCTCAATGAGCGGCATCCGGATCCCTTTGCAGCGCGGGTCTTTGATATTTGCTTGATTCTCCACGCGGAGCACACGATGAATGCCTCTACCTTCTCGGCGCGGGTGACGGCCTCGACGTTGACAGACCCTTACGCCGTGGTTGCTTCAGCGGTGGGTACGCTGGCAGGGCCACTCCACGGGGGCGCCAATGAAGAGGTGATCAATATGCTCGAAGAAATCGGCAGTGTCGAGAATGTCCGTCCCTATGTGGAAAAGTGTATCCAAAATAAGATCAAGATTGCTGGGTTTGGCCACCGTGTGTATAAGGTCAAAGATCCCCGCGCCACGATTTTGCAGAAGTTGGCGGAGCAGCTGTTTGATAAGTTCGGTGGCGATCGCTACTACGACATTGCCCTGAAATTGGAGGAAGTGGTAGGCGAATACTTGAGCTATAAAGGAATTTATCCCAATGTGGATTTTTACTCTGGTCTGGTCTATCGGCGGCTGGGAATCCCCAGTGATCTCTTTACGCCAGTGTTTGCGATTGCCCGCGTCGCCGGTTGGCTTGCCCACTGGAAAGAACAACTGGAGGCCAATCGCATTTATCGTCCCACTCAAATCTATACCGGTGCCCATAATCAGCCCTATGTACCCATGGAGGAGCGCAATCATCGCCCCTAACTCTTGATCCTCAATTCCCCCCTGACTAAGCTGCTTTATAGTGGCGGTACCCCTGTGGAGTTTCCGATGGCAAAGGCAAAATCAAGTAAACGGCAAGCATCAAAAACATCAAAAACATCAACAGCGTCGCAATCCCCGCAATCAACAACCCCGACACCGCAGGCGGCAACCGTTG encodes:
- a CDS encoding citrate synthase, coding for MVACEFSPGLDGIPVAQSAISYVDGQAGILEYRGVPIQELAEKSTFLETAFLLIWGYWPTKEELAAFEHDITYHRRVKYRIRDMMKCFPDSGHPMDALQASAGALGLFYSRRALDDPEYIRAAVIRLLAKIPTMVAAFQLIRKGNDPVMPCDELDYAANFLYMLNERHPDPFAARVFDICLILHAEHTMNASTFSARVTASTLTDPYAVVASAVGTLAGPLHGGANEEVINMLEEIGSVENVRPYVEKCIQNKIKIAGFGHRVYKVKDPRATILQKLAEQLFDKFGGDRYYDIALKLEEVVGEYLSYKGIYPNVDFYSGLVYRRLGIPSDLFTPVFAIARVAGWLAHWKEQLEANRIYRPTQIYTGAHNQPYVPMEERNHRP